From Piliocolobus tephrosceles isolate RC106 unplaced genomic scaffold, ASM277652v3 unscaffolded_15981, whole genome shotgun sequence, a single genomic window includes:
- the LOC111533513 gene encoding somatotropin isoform X2 has protein sequence MAAGSRTSLLLAFALLCLPWLQEGSAFPTIPLSRLFDNAMLRAHRLHQLAFDTYQEFNPQTSLCFSESIPTPSNREETQQKSNLELLRISLLLIQSWLEPVQFLRSVFANSLVYGTSDSDVYDLLKDLEEGIQTLMGRLEDGSPRTGQIFKQTYSKFDTNSHNNDALLKNYGLLYCFRKDMDKVETFLRIVQCRSVEGSCGF, from the exons ATGGCTGCAG GCTCCCGGACATCCCTGCTCCTGGCTTTTGCCCTGCTCTGCCTGCCCTGGCTTCAAGAGGGCAGTGCCTTCCCAACCATTCCCTTATCCAGGCTTTTTGACAACGCTATGCTCCGCGCCCATCGCCTGCACCAGCTGGCCTTTGACACCTACCAGGAGTTT AACCCCCAGACCTCCCTCTGCTTCTCAGAGTCTATTCCGACACCCTCCAACAGGGAGGAAACGCAGCAGAAATCC AACCTGGAGCTACTCCGCATCTCCCTGCTGCTCATCCAGTCATGGCTGGAGCCCGTGCAGTTCCTCAGGAGTGTGTTTGCCAACAGCCTGGTGTATGGCACCTCGGACAGCGACGTCTATGACCTCCTAAAGGACCTAGAGGAAGGCATCCAAACGCTGATGGGG AGGCTGGAAGACGGCAGCCCCCGGACTGGGCAGATCTTCAAGCAGACCTACAGCAAGTTTGACACAAACTCACACAACAATGATGCACTGCTCAAGAACTACGGGCTGCTCTATTGCTTCAGGAAGGACATGGACAAGGTCGAGACATTCCTGCGCATCGTGCAGTGCCGCTCTGTGGAGGGCAGCTGTGGCTTCTAG
- the LOC111533513 gene encoding somatotropin isoform X1: MAAGSRTSLLLAFALLCLPWLQEGSAFPTIPLSRLFDNAMLRAHRLHQLAFDTYQEFEEAYIPKEQKYSFLQNPQTSLCFSESIPTPSNREETQQKSNLELLRISLLLIQSWLEPVQFLRSVFANSLVYGTSDSDVYDLLKDLEEGIQTLMGRLEDGSPRTGQIFKQTYSKFDTNSHNNDALLKNYGLLYCFRKDMDKVETFLRIVQCRSVEGSCGF; encoded by the exons ATGGCTGCAG GCTCCCGGACATCCCTGCTCCTGGCTTTTGCCCTGCTCTGCCTGCCCTGGCTTCAAGAGGGCAGTGCCTTCCCAACCATTCCCTTATCCAGGCTTTTTGACAACGCTATGCTCCGCGCCCATCGCCTGCACCAGCTGGCCTTTGACACCTACCAGGAGTTT GAAGAAGCCTATATCCCAAAGGAACAGAAGTATTCATTCCTGCAGAACCCCCAGACCTCCCTCTGCTTCTCAGAGTCTATTCCGACACCCTCCAACAGGGAGGAAACGCAGCAGAAATCC AACCTGGAGCTACTCCGCATCTCCCTGCTGCTCATCCAGTCATGGCTGGAGCCCGTGCAGTTCCTCAGGAGTGTGTTTGCCAACAGCCTGGTGTATGGCACCTCGGACAGCGACGTCTATGACCTCCTAAAGGACCTAGAGGAAGGCATCCAAACGCTGATGGGG AGGCTGGAAGACGGCAGCCCCCGGACTGGGCAGATCTTCAAGCAGACCTACAGCAAGTTTGACACAAACTCACACAACAATGATGCACTGCTCAAGAACTACGGGCTGCTCTATTGCTTCAGGAAGGACATGGACAAGGTCGAGACATTCCTGCGCATCGTGCAGTGCCGCTCTGTGGAGGGCAGCTGTGGCTTCTAG
- the LOC111533513 gene encoding somatotropin isoform X5, protein MAAGSRTSLLLAFALLCLPWLQEGSAFPTIPLSRLFDNAMLRAHRLHQLAFDTYQEFRLEDGSPRTGQIFKQTYSKFDTNSHNNDALLKNYGLLYCFRKDMDKVETFLRIVQCRSVEGSCGF, encoded by the exons ATGGCTGCAG GCTCCCGGACATCCCTGCTCCTGGCTTTTGCCCTGCTCTGCCTGCCCTGGCTTCAAGAGGGCAGTGCCTTCCCAACCATTCCCTTATCCAGGCTTTTTGACAACGCTATGCTCCGCGCCCATCGCCTGCACCAGCTGGCCTTTGACACCTACCAGGAGTTT AGGCTGGAAGACGGCAGCCCCCGGACTGGGCAGATCTTCAAGCAGACCTACAGCAAGTTTGACACAAACTCACACAACAATGATGCACTGCTCAAGAACTACGGGCTGCTCTATTGCTTCAGGAAGGACATGGACAAGGTCGAGACATTCCTGCGCATCGTGCAGTGCCGCTCTGTGGAGGGCAGCTGTGGCTTCTAG
- the LOC111533513 gene encoding somatotropin isoform X3, whose protein sequence is MAAGSRTSLLLAFALLCLPWLQEGSAFPTIPLSRLFDNAMLRAHRLHQLAFDTYQEFNLELLRISLLLIQSWLEPVQFLRSVFANSLVYGTSDSDVYDLLKDLEEGIQTLMGRLEDGSPRTGQIFKQTYSKFDTNSHNNDALLKNYGLLYCFRKDMDKVETFLRIVQCRSVEGSCGF, encoded by the exons ATGGCTGCAG GCTCCCGGACATCCCTGCTCCTGGCTTTTGCCCTGCTCTGCCTGCCCTGGCTTCAAGAGGGCAGTGCCTTCCCAACCATTCCCTTATCCAGGCTTTTTGACAACGCTATGCTCCGCGCCCATCGCCTGCACCAGCTGGCCTTTGACACCTACCAGGAGTTT AACCTGGAGCTACTCCGCATCTCCCTGCTGCTCATCCAGTCATGGCTGGAGCCCGTGCAGTTCCTCAGGAGTGTGTTTGCCAACAGCCTGGTGTATGGCACCTCGGACAGCGACGTCTATGACCTCCTAAAGGACCTAGAGGAAGGCATCCAAACGCTGATGGGG AGGCTGGAAGACGGCAGCCCCCGGACTGGGCAGATCTTCAAGCAGACCTACAGCAAGTTTGACACAAACTCACACAACAATGATGCACTGCTCAAGAACTACGGGCTGCTCTATTGCTTCAGGAAGGACATGGACAAGGTCGAGACATTCCTGCGCATCGTGCAGTGCCGCTCTGTGGAGGGCAGCTGTGGCTTCTAG
- the LOC111533513 gene encoding somatotropin isoform X4, whose translation MAAEAYIPKEQKYSFLQNPQTSLCFSESIPTPSNREETQQKSNLELLRISLLLIQSWLEPVQFLRSVFANSLVYGTSDSDVYDLLKDLEEGIQTLMGRLEDGSPRTGQIFKQTYSKFDTNSHNNDALLKNYGLLYCFRKDMDKVETFLRIVQCRSVEGSCGF comes from the exons ATGGCTGCAG AAGCCTATATCCCAAAGGAACAGAAGTATTCATTCCTGCAGAACCCCCAGACCTCCCTCTGCTTCTCAGAGTCTATTCCGACACCCTCCAACAGGGAGGAAACGCAGCAGAAATCC AACCTGGAGCTACTCCGCATCTCCCTGCTGCTCATCCAGTCATGGCTGGAGCCCGTGCAGTTCCTCAGGAGTGTGTTTGCCAACAGCCTGGTGTATGGCACCTCGGACAGCGACGTCTATGACCTCCTAAAGGACCTAGAGGAAGGCATCCAAACGCTGATGGGG AGGCTGGAAGACGGCAGCCCCCGGACTGGGCAGATCTTCAAGCAGACCTACAGCAAGTTTGACACAAACTCACACAACAATGATGCACTGCTCAAGAACTACGGGCTGCTCTATTGCTTCAGGAAGGACATGGACAAGGTCGAGACATTCCTGCGCATCGTGCAGTGCCGCTCTGTGGAGGGCAGCTGTGGCTTCTAG